The following DNA comes from Desulfotomaculum sp..
TGTTGATCTGGCGAAAAAATATCTTGCGGAAGGTATGCACGAGGTAAAGCCCGAACAGAAACACGAACCCTAAAAAAGAACGCTTATGTGGGTGAAATACGGTTGGTCAGGCAAATATGCGAGGACCGTCCCTGAGTATATGCAATGCAAGTCAAGAACCGATCCTACTTCTAAAATACGGTCAGCCGTCCCCGTGTATTTGTCAGATGCAGTCGAGATCCGGATAGAAGGGCTTGATGTCCAGAAGATAACTTCCGTCAATCGCATCAAGCCCCTGCACGTGCAGGCAGTTTCCCTCTCTCTTCAGCAGTTTTACAATACAGATGGCAATCGGGTTGGGTCTGGATGGCGAGCGGCAGGCAAATACGCCTCTAATTTCTGTCCCGTGAGGCGTGTAGGTCTGCAGTTTTTCGCGGTCCGCCCGGCCGCACCAATAAAGCATAAAAAGATGGCTGAACTGCTCAACGTCCTTTAATCCGTCGGCGAACTCCCCGTAAATCTCCACAACCGACACTTCGCTGGAATACCGGCCTTGAAAAGGAGCTTCGCTGGAATTTTTATAAGGGGATTGAATTATTCCGATCGGTTTCAGATTCAAATTTGCACCTTCATAAAAGCCTTAACCCCGGGTTTTAAAGCTTTCCCGGGACACTCCGGCAATGTCATTTAAGAAACCCTTCGAAAACACGTAACAGCTCTCGTTTACAACAAAACATTATTTAGTATATTATTGTGCATGTCAAGGATTTTCAATTATTTGAATTATTCATTTTGGCTTGCTGAAGTACTCTTAATAAAGCTTCGCGTCAAGAAGGAATTCATCTCTAACTTGACGAAGGTAAGATTAATCGGACAGTATTTTGGCATTATCTGACAAAGGATGGATGCAGATGTTTAAGAGAATAAGGAAAAGGGATAACCGGATTGTCAAATTTGACGCCCAGAAAATCACCGGCGCGATAGCCAAGGCTGGCAAAGCGACTGGAGAATTTGATGAAAAAATAGCCAGAATGATAACTTTAAAGGTCCTCAGCCTCGCAGAACAGCTTATCCCCAGAAAGACACCGACCGTTGAAGAGATCCAGGATATAGTGGAAGAGGTCCTGCTCTCCTCCCCTTACCGGAAAACGGCCAAAGCGTACATTATTTACCGCGAGCAGCATGCCAGGATAAGGGATATCGTTGGCAAATCCAATGTGGACCTGGTCGACCAGTATCTCCAGAAACTGGACTGGCAGATTAATGAAAACTCCAACATGGCCTTTTCCCTGCAGGGTTTAAATAACTACATCTCGTCAGAAATCAGCCAAATATACTGGCTCAATAAAATTTACCCCACGGAAATAAGAGAAGCCCATATAAGCGGCGATTTTCACGTTCATGATTTAAACATACTCAGCGTTTACTGCGTGGGATGGGATCTTTTCGACCTGCTGGCTGAGGGATTCAAGGGGGTTCCCGGCAAAGTGGAGAGCAAACCCGCCAAGCACTTCCGGAGCGCTCTTGGCCAAATCGTCAACTTTTTCTATACCCTCCAGGGGGAAGCCGCCGGCGCCCAAGCATTCTCAAACCTGGACACACTTTTAAGCCCTTTCATCAGGTATGACGGATTGAGCTATACTGAGGTCAAACAGGCGCTGCAGGAGTTCATCTTCAATATAAATGTGCCTACCAGGGTGGGTTTTCAATGCCTTTCCGAGGATACCGAAATTCTTACACCTGACGGATGGGCGGGATACGAGGACATCAAGGTCGGACAACTGATTAAGACATTCAATATACAAACCGGCTCCCTTGAAGACCAGCCGGTTAAAAATATGTTTTCAAAACCGTATACCGGAAAGATGTATAACCTCAAGAACAGGATTCAAGATCAACTAATTTCGCCGGGACACCGGGTAGTCAGAAGAAAATTCAACACAAACGAAGCTTTTGTCCTTGAAGAAATTGAAAAGGTTGTCACTTATAAATCGCCGGTGATTATCCCGATTACTGGCAAAAATACCAACCCGGATAAAGACATATCAGACGATGAAATCCGCCTGCTTGCCTGGATAATAGCCGAGGGGTCGAAGGAAAGCTATACCAGGCGCCGGCATTCTCATCGGATCACGATCTACCAGTCAAGAACCAAAAGCCCCCAAAATTATAATGAAATTACAGGCTTACTTGATCGGATGGAACTCACCTACAGCAACAGAGAATCCGTTCCAGCCCTAGGGACGTCATCTCAAATGATCCGGCTAAACGCCGAATCCTCCCAGAAACTTCTGGACAGCCTTTTTAAGACCCGGCAAACTGTAAAGTTCATTCCGAACATTCTTAAAAACATGAGCTGTAGGCAGGCCAGGCTGTTTCTGGATACATACCTGAAGGCAGACGGCCATGAAGGTTCAAAGATCACCACTACTAATATAGAAATACTGAATGGGTTACAGCAGTTAACCGTCGATGCTGAGTACGGCTTCACCGTAGGAACGCGGAATCCGACCATCGGTAAGAGGACGCTGTATATCCTGAGGCTAATTGACCATCAGGATACCTATATCCAAACTATAGAAAAGATTGATTACTCCGGGGTGATCTGGTGCCCCAGCACAGTGAATGAGACCGTAATTGCCAGAAGGAACGGTAAGGTTTTTATAACCGGAAACACGCCTTTTACCAATGTAACCCTTGATCTCACAGTACCAGAATATTTCTTGAACCAGCCGGTAATCATCGGCGGAAAAATGCAGGATGACACCTACAAAGACTTCCAGAAGGAAATGGACATGTTCAACAAAGCCTTCATGGGGGTAATGCTTGAAGGTGACGCCAGGGGAAGGGTGTTTACTTTCCCGATCCCCACCTATAATATCAGCAAGGATTTTAACTGGGACAACACGGATTTAGATATTCTCTGGGAAGTTACTGCCAAGTATGGTGTTCCCTACTTTTCCAATTTTATAAATTCCGATATGAATCCGGAAGACGCAAGAAGCATGTGCTGCCGGCTGCGCATAGACAACAGGTCCCTGGAGAAAAAGGGCGGCGGCCTTTTCGGCTCCAACCCGCTTACCGGTTCCATCGGAGTTGTAACATTAAACATGCCCAGGCTGGCTTTCCTGTCCAAAGACGAGCATGAATTCTTCGAAAGGCTCGAACCCCTGATGGTCATGGCCAAGCAGGCGCTGGAAATGAAAAGAAAGGTCCTGGAAAGACTGACCGAGGGCAACCTTTACCCCTACGCAAAGTATTACCTCAGAAATATCAAAGAACACCTTGGATCCTACTGGAAAAACCATTTCTCGACTATCGGTCTGATTGGCATGAACGAGGCCTGCCTGAACCTGCTGGGAAAGAGCATCGCCAGCCCCGCCGGGCAAAAATTTTCTTGTCTGGTGCTTGACTTTATGAGAAGCAAGCTTATTGAATTTCAGCAGGAAACGCAAAACAACTACAACCTGGAAGCAACACCCGCCGAGGGGACCAGCTACCGCCTGGCCAGAAAAGACAAGGATAAATTCCCTCAGCTAATGTGCGCAAATGAGGACAGCTTCATCAACGGCGGCGAGCCCTTCTATACCAACTCGACCCAACTGCCGGTTAATTATACCGACGATGTATTTGAAGCCCTTGACCTTCAGGATGAAATTCAGTCGAAGTATACAGGAGGAACCGTCCTGCATATTTTTGCCGGCGAACGTGTCGAAGACCCTGCTGTTGTAAAAAAATTAATCCGCAAAATATGCGAAAATTATCATGTTCCCTATTTTACATTTACACCTGTCTTCAGCGTCTGCCCCTCACACGGTTACCTTTCCGGGGAACAGGAAAATTGCCCGGAATGCGGTACGCAGTGTGAAATTTACTCCCGCGTTGTCGGCTACCTGCGGCCTTTAAAACAGTGGAACAAGGGGAAGCAGGAGGAATTCGCCCTGCGAAAGACTTTCAAGGTGTAATATATGTTAATCGGAGGCTATACAAGGTTTTCCCTGATTGAATATCCCGGCCGGATCTGTGCCGTGATTTTCACAAAGGGGTGTAACTTTAAATGCCCCTACTGCCACAATCCGGAACTTGTCAAATCCGATCCCCGCCAGACCCCTGCTTTGGAACTTGAAGTATTGGATTTCCTTAAAAGGCGGCAGGGGAAACTCGACGGGGTTGTCGTTACCGGCGGCGAGCCCACAATTCAGGCAAATCTTATACCTTTCCTGGAAAAGATAAAAAAAATCGGCTATCCGGTCAAACTAAACACCAACGGAAGCCTGCCTTCTGTTTTAAAAAATATCATCAGCCTTGAACTGGTGGATTATGTGGCAATGGATATTAAAGCGCCTTTTGATAAATACTGCAGCGTCACAAATTCTCTGGTCGACCTGAAAAAAATCCTGCAGAGCATCAGTCTAATCATCAATTCGAGGTTGGATTACGAATTCCGGACAACTCTTGTAAAATCTTTACTTACCCCGGAAGATATTTTGGAAATATCGAAGACAATTAAAGGAGCAAAGCTTTATATCCTGCAAAAATTTGTTCCTTCAAAACTATTGGATCCGAAATTCCTCAAGGAAGAAACATACAACGATGAAGAACTTATTAATATAGCGAAGCAGCTTGAAGAGTTTGTAGAAAAGTGCATGGTGCGCTAAAGCTGAAGCAACAAGGAAAGCCCTTTTTCAAGCTCCTTATCAAACCCAGATGTTTTTAATATAGCGCTTGAGTTTTTGTTTCCCGCCCGCCGGGATCATAATTGTTTTTGAGCCTTTACGGATTATTTTTTCTTTTTCCAGCTCCTTAAGCACATTAGTAATCAAATATTTTGTAAGTGTCATGGCCGAAACTCCGTAAACCTTCCTGTTTAAAACCAGGGAAATTACTCCTCCGAAGATGCTGCCTTTCTCAGCATAAAAAACTATTTTTCTTTCACCGTCTTCCCCGTAATAGGACAGGCATACTTCACCTTCAACAATCATTCAAGAAATGAGACATTACCCGGATGCGCTTTCCAATACACGGGCCACCATTTCGGCTGTATTCCGCCAGGTAAATCGCTCACGCACAATTCTGGCCCCGCGGGAACCGGCATTTTCCAGCTCCTGCCGGTTTTGATAACACCAAATAATCTTGTCGGCCAACTGGGATTTGTCGTCTGGCTTAAAGAGAAAACCACATTTATTTTCTTCAATTATTTCTCTGACCCCTTCCACGTCAGCCGCGAGTACGGGCTTTCCGCAAGCCAGGTATTCATATATTTTAATCGGCGACAGCCCGCAGATATTGTTTCTTTCTCTCGTAAACGGGGCTACAGCGAGATCAAACGTGTTTATCCATTCCGGAACTTTTTCATAATCTACCCGGCCGGTAAAATGTACAATATCATGCAAACCCAGGCCGGCTGCTTTCTCTTTTATCTT
Coding sequences within:
- the tsaA gene encoding tRNA (N6-threonylcarbamoyladenosine(37)-N6)-methyltransferase TrmO; the protein is MNLKPIGIIQSPYKNSSEAPFQGRYSSEVSVVEIYGEFADGLKDVEQFSHLFMLYWCGRADREKLQTYTPHGTEIRGVFACRSPSRPNPIAICIVKLLKREGNCLHVQGLDAIDGSYLLDIKPFYPDLDCI
- a CDS encoding ribonucleoside triphosphate reductase — protein: MFKRIRKRDNRIVKFDAQKITGAIAKAGKATGEFDEKIARMITLKVLSLAEQLIPRKTPTVEEIQDIVEEVLLSSPYRKTAKAYIIYREQHARIRDIVGKSNVDLVDQYLQKLDWQINENSNMAFSLQGLNNYISSEISQIYWLNKIYPTEIREAHISGDFHVHDLNILSVYCVGWDLFDLLAEGFKGVPGKVESKPAKHFRSALGQIVNFFYTLQGEAAGAQAFSNLDTLLSPFIRYDGLSYTEVKQALQEFIFNINVPTRVGFQCLSEDTEILTPDGWAGYEDIKVGQLIKTFNIQTGSLEDQPVKNMFSKPYTGKMYNLKNRIQDQLISPGHRVVRRKFNTNEAFVLEEIEKVVTYKSPVIIPITGKNTNPDKDISDDEIRLLAWIIAEGSKESYTRRRHSHRITIYQSRTKSPQNYNEITGLLDRMELTYSNRESVPALGTSSQMIRLNAESSQKLLDSLFKTRQTVKFIPNILKNMSCRQARLFLDTYLKADGHEGSKITTTNIEILNGLQQLTVDAEYGFTVGTRNPTIGKRTLYILRLIDHQDTYIQTIEKIDYSGVIWCPSTVNETVIARRNGKVFITGNTPFTNVTLDLTVPEYFLNQPVIIGGKMQDDTYKDFQKEMDMFNKAFMGVMLEGDARGRVFTFPIPTYNISKDFNWDNTDLDILWEVTAKYGVPYFSNFINSDMNPEDARSMCCRLRIDNRSLEKKGGGLFGSNPLTGSIGVVTLNMPRLAFLSKDEHEFFERLEPLMVMAKQALEMKRKVLERLTEGNLYPYAKYYLRNIKEHLGSYWKNHFSTIGLIGMNEACLNLLGKSIASPAGQKFSCLVLDFMRSKLIEFQQETQNNYNLEATPAEGTSYRLARKDKDKFPQLMCANEDSFINGGEPFYTNSTQLPVNYTDDVFEALDLQDEIQSKYTGGTVLHIFAGERVEDPAVVKKLIRKICENYHVPYFTFTPVFSVCPSHGYLSGEQENCPECGTQCEIYSRVVGYLRPLKQWNKGKQEEFALRKTFKV
- a CDS encoding anaerobic ribonucleoside-triphosphate reductase activating protein: MLIGGYTRFSLIEYPGRICAVIFTKGCNFKCPYCHNPELVKSDPRQTPALELEVLDFLKRRQGKLDGVVVTGGEPTIQANLIPFLEKIKKIGYPVKLNTNGSLPSVLKNIISLELVDYVAMDIKAPFDKYCSVTNSLVDLKKILQSISLIINSRLDYEFRTTLVKSLLTPEDILEISKTIKGAKLYILQKFVPSKLLDPKFLKEETYNDEELINIAKQLEEFVEKCMVR